The Salvia miltiorrhiza cultivar Shanhuang (shh) chromosome 1, IMPLAD_Smil_shh, whole genome shotgun sequence genome has a window encoding:
- the LOC131011208 gene encoding uncharacterized protein LOC131011208 produces MEHQHIAKKGKGLISSFFKKRDRQDTQDNGDSLEPSNSTMAAGNQTNQSHSLESPPMEQNSVTCIERDPGKRKQLCEYSVNARDDIRRAYLKAGPYQPKMEAYPVTKFGTQNRSFQKRWFDKFHWLEYSLSTNKAYCFYCFLFISEVNLPGSSALVKEGFDNWKRINQGKNCAFLTHVGSAATSPHTMCLRRAEDLMRPVGHIDKVMHSQTIIEKERNRLRLKTSITSLRWLALQGCAFRGHDESSSSSNRGNFIELVKAFANMNKEVNEVVLDNAPKNAQYIAPEIQKELLNIMANRVRQMIREEVGDKYFCILVDEAQDISKQEQMAIILRFVNDHGILTERFFAIKSVSDTTSLTLKKEICRVISHHDLHVEKMRGQGYDGASNMRGSWNGLQALFLRDCPYAYYIHCFAHRLQLAIVSAAKDIGVVWEFISHLDNVVNIITSSPKRVSQLHAAQRNEIQSLLAAEELVSGSGANQIGNLQRAGATRWSSHYNSVRSLIGMYPATCKVFECLIEHSQNGRSKAEVQGVYKNMASFEFVFTLHLMHRIMRVTDSLCQILQRKVQDILAAIAFVSTTKTILQELRESGWEEFFEEVKVFCLKNDIDVPDLGSPYKVGRSRGQTTIEHHYHFDVFNGAIDYILMELNTRFNDVSVELLSLSVALDPKNSFESFDSDNICKLARKFYPEDFTDQDIVSLEYELRHYKHDVIVMQEFQVSTLVELSQLLAKSERSKVYVMLTRLIHLILTLPVSTATTERAFSAMKHVKTALRNKMGDDLLEDSLMLYIERDFVKHIDIDSVIDEFYVLKSRRAQLM; encoded by the coding sequence atggaGCATCAACATATTgcaaagaaaggaaaaggacTTATATCATCTTTCTTTAAGAAACGTGATCGTCAAGATACTCAAGACAATGGAGATAGCTTGGAACCTTCAAATTCAACCATGGCCGCTGGAAATCAAACTAATCAATCTCATTCACTTGAATCACCTCCTATGGAGCAAAATTCAGTTACATGTATTGAGCGTGATCCGGGTAAAAGGAAACAATTGTGTGAATATTCTGTTAATGCACGAGATGATATAAGACGTGCATATCTAAAAGCTGGGCCTTATCAACCGAAAATGGAAGCGTATCCTGTTACAAAGTTTGGCACTCAAAATCGTAGCTTTCAGAAGAGATGGTTTGATAAGTTTCATTGGCTGGAGTATTCGCTTTCCACAAATAAGGCATATTGTTTCTATTGCTTTCTTTTCATCAGTGAAGTTAATCTGCCTGGCTCTTCTGCATTAGTCAAGGAAGGATTTGACAATTGGAAAAGAATAAATCAAGGAAAAAATTGTGCATTCCTTACTCATGTTGGTTCTGCAGCTACATCACCACATACTATGTGCTTAAGACGTGCAGAAGATTTGATGAGACCAGTTGGGCATATAGACAAAGTGATGCATTCTCAAACGATTATTGAGAAGGAGAGGAATCGACTGCGCTTGAAGACCTCGATCACAAGCCTCCGATGGCTTGCACTTCAAGGTTGTGCTTTTAGAGGTCATGATGAGTCTTCATCTTCATCGAATCGTGGGAATTTTATTGAATTGGTGAAGGCTTTTGCAAATATGAATAAGGAGGTAAATGAAGTTGTTCTTGATAATGCTCCGAAAAATGCCCAATATATTGCTCCAGAAATTCAAAAAGAGCTTTTGAATATTATGGCCAACAGAGTACGTCAAATGATTCGTGAAGAAGTTGGagataaatatttttgtattctTGTTGATGAAGCACAAGATATCTCCAAGCAAGAGCAAATGGCCATTATCTTGAGGTTTGTCAATGATCATGGAATTTTAACTGAACGCTTTTTTGCAATTAAAAGTGTTAGTGACACCACTTCATTAACTTTGAAAAAAGAGATATGTCGTGTTATTTCTCATCATGATCTACATGTTGAGAAAATGAGAGGTCAGGGATATGATGGTGCTAGTAATATGCGTGGTTCATGGAATGGACTTCAGGCTTTATTTCTTAGAGATTGCCCATATGCCTATTATATCCATTGTTTTGCGCATCGACTGCAATTGGCAATAGTTTCTGCAGCTAAAGATATTGGTGTTGTTTGGGAGTTCATTTCTCACTTAGATAATGTTGTTAACATTATAACTTCTTCACCAAAGCGTGTCTCTCAACTACACGCTGCTCAAAGAAATGAAATTCAGAGTTTATTGGCTGCAGAAGAGCTTGTTTCTGGAAGTGGTGCCAATCAAATTGGTAATTTGCAGCGAGCTGGAGCTACTCGTTGGAGTTCACACTATAACTCCGTGAGGAGTTTGATAGGTATGTATCCTGCAACTTGTAAGGTGTTTGAATGTCTCATTGAACATTCTCAAAATGGAAGATCTAAGGCCGAAGTTCAAGGAGTTTACAAAAATATGGCAAGCTTTGAATTTGTATTCACATTACACCTAATGCATAGGATTATGCGAGTTACTGATTCTCTTTGTCAGATTCTTCAAAGAAAAGTTCAAGATATTTTGGCTGCTATTGCTTTTGTCTCTACTACTAAAACTATTCTTCAAGAATTGAGAGAAAGTGGTTGGGAAGAATTTTTCGAAGAAGTTAAGGTCTTTTGCTTGAAGAATGATATTGATGTCCCCGATTTGGGATCTCCATACAAGGTTGGTCGTTCTCGTGGGCAAACTACAATTGAACATCATTATCATTTTGATGTTTTCAATGGAGCAATAGATTACATCTTGATGGAGTTGAATACAAGGTTTAATGATGTGTCAGTTGAATTGCTTTCTCTCAGTGTGGCCTTAGATCCTAAAAATTCTTTTGAATCATTCGACAGTGATAATATTTGCAAGCTTGCAAGGAAATTCTATCCTGAAGATTTCACTGATCAAGATATTGTTTCATTAGAATATGAGTTGAGACATTATAAGCACGATGTGATAGTGATGCAAGAGTTTCAAGTTTCTACACTTGTTGAGTTGAGTCAACTACTTGCTAAGAGCGAAAGGTCGAAGGTCTATGTTATGTTAACTAGATTGATTCATCTCATTTTGACGCTGCCTGTTTCTACTGCTACAACTGAACGGGCATTTTCTGCAATGAAACATGTGAAGACGGCACTTCGTAACAAGATGGGGGATGATTTACTTGAAGATTCATTAATGCTTTATATTGAGAGAGATTTTGTTAAACATATAGATATAGACTCAGTTAttgatgaattttatgtattgaAATCTCGCAGGGCACAACTTATGTGA
- the LOC131002339 gene encoding protein EARLY RESPONSIVE TO DEHYDRATION 15-like, producing the protein MTLVSGRRSSLNPDAPLFVPAAMREVEDFSPEWWDLVTTSTWFKDYWLSQHPGEDIFGAVGGSSDANNVVGMLPDSIDFDVDADILNMEAEFREALQLFDAEYGSQATRVVENGFKNRDAAVSNMAKQRSLNSRREAINYWERQGKHSPRFIQQPR; encoded by the exons ATGACTCTTGTCTCCGGCAGAAGGTCATCGCTGAATCCGGACGCGCCGCTATTTGTTCCGGCGGCCATGAGGGAGGTGGAGGATTTCTCGCCTGAATGGTGGGATCTCGTGACCACCTCCACCTGGTTCAAGGACTACTGGCTCAGCCAGCATCCGGGAGAAGATATTTTTGGCGCAGTGGGAGGTAGTTCTGATGCCAACAATGTTGTGGGAATGTTGCCTGACAGCATAGATTTTGATGTGGATGCTGACATCTTGAATATGGAGGCTGAGTTTAGAGAGGCTCTTCAGTTATTTGATGCTGAATATGGGTCTCAGGCAACAAGAGTAGTAGAAAATG GATTCAAGAACCGCGATGCAGCAGTGTCCAACATGGCCAAGCAGAGGAGTTTGAATTCGCGAAGGGAGGCAATTAACTACTGGGAGAGGCAGGGGAAGCACAGCCCTCGTTTCATCCAGCAGCCACGTTGA